One window of the Pseudomonadota bacterium genome contains the following:
- a CDS encoding long-chain-fatty-acid--CoA ligase codes for MNAGDFLTHTARSLPTRTAFIWEGRTRSYGDSNARADAFAHELVARGLERGDRVALLLDNCPEVLEAMCGCWKAGLAVVPLNARFTTSEIAYHLEDSGARAVVASTRHLPTLATLRARLPALAHVIAAEGDGDDAWETIVARERGAFASVAVSADELAWLAYTSGTTGRPKGAMLTHGVLVFEVLGMLADFFPLTSEHVGIHAAPLTHGSGHVGLVFTAKGCAQVILSRSGFDVALFLEMVERHRVNALFLVPTIIKMVVEHPDAKRRDLSSLRWVFYGGSPMYVDDLRRAIDTLGPIFIQGFGQTESPMTGTYLPAAEHDIDGPGAHRLMSCGRVRTGIDLRILDPQDRELPSGEVGEICIRGGSVMAGYWCRPEETAETLRNGWLHTGDLGRMDADGYVYILDRSKDMVISGGLNIYPREVEEVLLLHPKVSEACVFGVPDAKWGEALSAQVVLNAGHTLGEDDLLAFLAEHLTGYKKPKHISFVAALPKTTYGKVDKKAVRAPYWSGHARQVS; via the coding sequence ATGAACGCCGGCGACTTCCTCACCCATACCGCGCGCAGCCTGCCGACGCGCACCGCCTTCATCTGGGAAGGCCGCACGCGCAGCTACGGCGATTCGAACGCACGCGCCGACGCTTTCGCCCATGAACTCGTGGCACGCGGGCTCGAACGCGGCGACCGCGTGGCGCTGCTGCTCGACAACTGTCCGGAAGTGCTGGAGGCGATGTGCGGCTGCTGGAAGGCCGGCCTCGCGGTGGTGCCGCTCAACGCGCGCTTCACCACCAGCGAGATTGCCTATCACCTCGAGGATTCGGGTGCGCGCGCGGTGGTGGCGAGCACACGGCATCTGCCAACCCTCGCCACGCTGCGCGCGCGCCTGCCGGCGCTGGCCCATGTCATTGCCGCGGAGGGTGACGGCGACGACGCCTGGGAAACCATCGTCGCGCGCGAGCGCGGAGCGTTTGCGAGCGTCGCGGTGTCTGCTGACGAACTCGCGTGGCTGGCCTACACCTCGGGCACCACCGGCCGCCCCAAGGGCGCCATGCTCACCCACGGCGTACTGGTGTTCGAAGTGCTGGGCATGCTCGCGGACTTCTTCCCGCTGACGAGCGAACACGTTGGCATACACGCCGCGCCCTTGACCCATGGCTCCGGGCATGTCGGCTTGGTGTTCACCGCCAAGGGGTGTGCGCAGGTGATCCTGTCGCGCAGCGGATTCGACGTAGCGTTGTTCCTCGAAATGGTCGAGCGCCACCGTGTGAACGCCTTGTTCCTGGTACCGACCATCATCAAGATGGTGGTCGAGCATCCGGATGCGAAGCGCCGCGACCTGTCATCGCTGCGCTGGGTGTTCTACGGCGGTTCGCCGATGTATGTCGACGATCTGCGTCGCGCCATCGATACGCTGGGACCCATCTTCATCCAAGGCTTCGGCCAGACCGAGTCGCCGATGACCGGCACCTACCTGCCGGCCGCCGAACACGATATCGATGGACCGGGCGCGCATCGCTTGATGTCGTGCGGACGCGTGCGCACCGGCATCGATTTACGCATCCTCGATCCGCAGGACCGCGAACTGCCAAGCGGCGAGGTCGGCGAGATCTGCATCCGCGGTGGCTCGGTGATGGCCGGTTACTGGTGCCGACCGGAGGAAACCGCGGAGACCTTGCGCAACGGCTGGCTGCACACCGGCGATCTCGGTCGTATGGATGCCGACGGCTACGTCTACATTCTCGACCGCAGCAAGGACATGGTGATCTCCGGCGGTCTCAACATCTATCCGCGCGAGGTCGAGGAAGTGCTGCTGTTGCATCCCAAGGTCAGCGAAGCCTGCGTATTCGGCGTGCCCGACGCGAAGTGGGGCGAGGCACTGTCGGCGCAGGTGGTGCTGAACGCGGGGCACACGCTCGGCGAGGACGATCTGCTGGCCTTCCTCGCCGAGCACCTCACCGGCTACAAGAAACCCAAGCACATCAGCTTCGTGGCGGCGTTGCCCAAGACCACCTACGGCAAGGTCGACAAGAAGGCGGTGCGTGCGCCCTATTGGTCAGGACACGCGCGGCAGGTCAGCTGA
- a CDS encoding helix-turn-helix domain-containing protein, translating into MTTAEARFAHAVAAFEADAGRLAEMQADAVLSRFSDYVNARVPRASLVESGLRNVSQLCAILRSGQPPGAGELDEARRARERTAQGVPADTLYDAYRLVLRLLGDAFLGHAEHHGVPRERLLAALRLLWASADALTSAVVVARLAAELDLARHDEGRRLDLLRALVFGNLPLVELRQRMAGFGLGPDRSYYVLRARAATPVARETLRGRLESSLRTYGCRPLCGIVDGDVTVLAPLRPPRGESGYTAGVAGPCPVEGLAQAYVMASRLLEVARGFGLEGPHELGDLSLKVAVSAEADLGQLLDVRHLAPLREAGEFGRQLIDTLKTHLANGARIADTAAALGVHPNTIRHRLARAAELSGADFERLEVLFELWWALNWAEHGGAG; encoded by the coding sequence ATGACCACCGCCGAAGCTCGTTTCGCGCATGCCGTAGCCGCCTTCGAAGCGGACGCCGGCCGTCTCGCAGAGATGCAGGCGGACGCGGTGCTCTCGCGTTTTTCGGACTACGTGAACGCGCGGGTGCCGCGGGCCTCACTGGTTGAATCGGGCCTGCGCAACGTCAGCCAGCTGTGCGCGATCCTGCGCAGCGGTCAGCCGCCCGGCGCGGGCGAGCTCGACGAAGCACGACGTGCGCGCGAACGCACCGCCCAGGGCGTGCCGGCCGACACGCTCTACGACGCTTACCGGCTGGTGCTGCGTCTGCTGGGCGATGCTTTTCTCGGCCATGCCGAGCATCACGGCGTACCGCGCGAACGGCTGCTGGCGGCCTTGCGCTTGCTGTGGGCGAGCGCCGATGCCCTGACTTCGGCGGTGGTGGTCGCGCGACTTGCCGCCGAACTCGATCTCGCGCGTCACGACGAGGGGCGGCGACTCGACCTGCTGCGTGCCCTGGTGTTCGGCAACTTGCCGCTGGTCGAACTGCGTCAGCGCATGGCCGGCTTCGGACTCGGACCCGATCGCAGCTACTACGTGCTGCGTGCACGCGCCGCGACGCCCGTGGCCCGCGAAACCCTGCGTGGACGTTTGGAGTCGAGCTTGCGCACTTACGGCTGTCGGCCCTTGTGCGGCATCGTCGATGGCGACGTGACGGTGCTGGCGCCGCTGCGGCCACCGCGCGGCGAGTCCGGCTACACCGCGGGGGTGGCGGGGCCGTGTCCCGTCGAAGGTTTGGCCCAGGCTTACGTGATGGCCAGCCGGCTGCTCGAGGTCGCGCGCGGCTTCGGCCTGGAAGGACCGCACGAACTCGGCGACCTCTCACTCAAGGTCGCGGTCAGCGCGGAAGCCGATCTCGGGCAGTTGCTCGATGTCCGACACCTCGCGCCGCTGCGTGAGGCGGGCGAGTTCGGTCGCCAGTTGATCGATACGCTGAAGACCCATCTTGCGAATGGCGCGCGCATCGCCGATACCGCGGCGGCTCTCGGTGTGCATCCCAATACCATCCGTCATCGGCTGGCGCGCGCCGCCGAACTGAGTGGCGCCGATTTCGAACGGCTCGAGGTCTTGTTCGAATTGTGGTGGGCATTGAACTGGGCGGAGCACGGCGGCGCCGGCTAA
- a CDS encoding helix-turn-helix domain-containing protein yields MVTRACPVLASETPLPTLAQLTAAVALSPHQLHRLFRTCTGVTPHAYARQLRAKRLRVAQQQFRDEESIDGDTAFETMVAQVVGFIEAPQIGLQLPLNPALVTRRRRQAIDIGELQEIKLFSLCRYCE; encoded by the coding sequence ATCGTCACTCGCGCATGCCCTGTGCTGGCGAGCGAGACGCCGTTGCCGACACTGGCACAATTGACCGCCGCCGTCGCGCTGTCGCCGCATCAGTTGCACCGTCTGTTTCGCACCTGCACCGGCGTCACACCGCATGCCTATGCACGACAGCTGCGGGCAAAGCGTTTGCGCGTGGCGCAGCAGCAATTCCGTGATGAGGAATCGATCGACGGCGACACGGCGTTTGAAACTATGGTCGCGCAAGTGGTTGGGTTTATCGAAGCGCCGCAAATCGGCTTGCAGCTGCCGTTGAATCCAGCGCTCGTAACCCGGCGTCGTCGCCAAGCCATCGACATTGGGGAGCTGCAAGAAATCAAGCTGTTCAGCCTGTGCCGCTATTGCGAATGA
- a CDS encoding adenylate/guanylate cyclase domain-containing protein, with protein sequence MAEPLPAELLAMAGTQPSPGRRGARARANGVLKAALWVLLILQSAWAVEGAMRGLWGLALIDSGCALGAALLLAVPRLGFRARAHLTGALFFIINWATLMFVEGVLTAHAAANHLWFIGLAVAAVLVLADEHRSVVAGYVVVCLLSFLVVEFGVVRFEPIAPVPAEFHATATNVVWCLYFATVVALMAAFLREVDGVEHQLADDAAAMERILGYMLPQKISERLRREGKTFADGYLECSVMFADLVGFDDLSRHLPASEIVLRLNEIFSAFDDLCTRAGIEKIKTIGDAYMVAAGIPDPRPDHARALARLALEFQEVTKHHAGIALRIGIHSGPVVAGVIGKKRFIYDLWGDTVNVASRMKSHGVAGQIQLSEATFQRLGADFVCQPRGEVAIKGHRPMHTYMLLGLREEVHDSAHPT encoded by the coding sequence ATGGCTGAACCGTTACCCGCTGAGTTGCTGGCGATGGCCGGCACGCAGCCGTCGCCGGGACGGCGCGGCGCGCGCGCACGGGCGAACGGGGTGCTGAAGGCGGCACTGTGGGTCCTGCTGATTCTGCAGAGCGCCTGGGCCGTCGAAGGCGCGATGCGGGGGCTATGGGGGCTGGCGCTGATCGACAGTGGGTGCGCGCTCGGTGCGGCACTGCTGCTCGCTGTGCCGCGACTCGGGTTCCGGGCCCGCGCGCACCTGACGGGCGCCCTGTTCTTCATCATCAACTGGGCGACCTTGATGTTCGTCGAGGGCGTTCTGACGGCCCATGCGGCAGCCAATCACCTGTGGTTCATCGGCCTCGCCGTGGCCGCGGTGCTGGTGCTCGCCGATGAACATCGATCGGTGGTGGCCGGCTATGTGGTGGTCTGCCTGCTGTCTTTCCTGGTGGTGGAGTTCGGCGTGGTACGGTTCGAGCCGATCGCACCGGTACCCGCGGAGTTCCACGCCACGGCGACCAATGTCGTGTGGTGCCTCTATTTCGCCACGGTCGTGGCCTTGATGGCAGCATTCCTGCGCGAGGTCGACGGCGTCGAGCATCAACTCGCGGACGATGCAGCCGCGATGGAACGTATCCTCGGCTACATGTTGCCGCAGAAAATCAGCGAGCGCCTGCGGCGCGAAGGCAAGACCTTCGCCGACGGCTATCTCGAATGTTCAGTGATGTTCGCAGACCTGGTCGGCTTCGACGACCTGTCGCGGCATTTGCCCGCCTCGGAGATCGTGCTGCGCCTGAACGAAATCTTCTCGGCGTTCGATGACCTGTGCACACGTGCCGGCATCGAAAAGATCAAGACCATCGGCGACGCCTACATGGTGGCGGCGGGTATTCCCGATCCGCGACCGGATCACGCACGCGCTCTGGCGCGACTGGCCCTGGAATTTCAGGAGGTGACGAAGCATCACGCGGGCATAGCGTTACGTATCGGTATCCATTCCGGGCCCGTGGTCGCCGGCGTCATCGGCAAGAAGCGCTTCATCTACGACCTGTGGGGCGACACGGTGAACGTGGCGTCGCGCATGAAATCCCACGGTGTCGCGGGCCAGATCCAGCTCAGTGAAGCGACGTTTCAGCGCCTCGGCGCTGATTTCGTCTGCCAGCCGCGCGGCGAGGTAGCCATCAAGGGGCATCGGCCGATGCACACCTACATGCTGCTCGGGTTGAGGGAAGAAGTTCATGACTCAGCGCATCCGACGTAA
- a CDS encoding indole acetimide hydrolase, translating to MADELWRRTAIELAALISKREVSSREVVTSHLERIAAVNGAVNAVTVTLADDALAAADAADRSAPQGPLHGVPFTIKENIDCMGSATTQGLAMFAAAAPPQDAPVVARMKAAGAIPLARTNLPEMGLRISTNNALRGCTNNPWNLDLVAGGSSGGEGAALASGMTPFGLGNDIGGSLRNPAYCCGITSLKPTTGRIPLAWCAAPDMGIAFRLMAVEGPMARSVADLRLGLSILAGWHARDPFSVPAPLQGPPVAKRAALVTALPGTSLPAATVAAVERAGAALVAAGWTVDTVTPPEIDAINHTWGQMLAADVADMLPTLASIMSAGPVMAMEQLVARFGGAALHGNARFVERDRLAQAWSRLFLDWPLVIGPIWTDLPFRHDEDLDPHTGLDTTLSRLRFITPGNLLGIPAVAVPTGVADGLPTGVQVYAERWREDLCLDGAAVIEAACGAITPIDPVRR from the coding sequence ATGGCAGACGAACTGTGGCGCAGAACCGCGATCGAACTCGCCGCGCTGATCAGCAAGCGCGAGGTTTCCAGCCGCGAGGTGGTGACCAGCCACCTCGAGCGCATCGCGGCGGTCAACGGCGCGGTCAACGCGGTGACCGTAACGCTTGCCGACGATGCGCTGGCCGCGGCCGACGCCGCCGACCGCAGCGCCCCGCAGGGGCCACTGCATGGCGTGCCCTTCACCATCAAGGAAAACATCGATTGCATGGGATCGGCCACCACCCAGGGCCTGGCGATGTTCGCCGCCGCGGCGCCGCCGCAGGACGCGCCGGTGGTGGCACGCATGAAGGCGGCGGGCGCTATTCCGCTGGCGCGCACCAACCTGCCGGAGATGGGCCTGCGCATCAGCACCAACAACGCCCTGCGCGGTTGCACCAACAATCCGTGGAACCTGGACCTGGTGGCAGGTGGTTCGAGCGGCGGCGAAGGTGCGGCGCTGGCCAGCGGCATGACGCCGTTCGGCCTCGGCAACGACATCGGCGGCTCGTTGCGCAATCCCGCCTACTGCTGCGGCATCACCTCGCTCAAGCCGACCACCGGGCGCATTCCGCTGGCGTGGTGCGCCGCGCCCGACATGGGCATCGCCTTTCGCCTGATGGCGGTCGAAGGCCCGATGGCGCGCAGCGTCGCCGATCTGCGCCTCGGCCTCTCGATCCTGGCCGGTTGGCACGCGCGCGATCCGTTTTCGGTGCCCGCGCCGCTGCAGGGTCCGCCCGTCGCGAAACGCGCGGCGCTGGTCACCGCGCTGCCCGGGACTTCCCTGCCCGCGGCAACCGTGGCCGCGGTCGAACGCGCCGGCGCGGCGCTGGTCGCCGCCGGCTGGACGGTCGACACCGTCACGCCACCCGAGATCGACGCCATCAACCACACCTGGGGGCAGATGCTCGCGGCGGACGTCGCCGACATGCTGCCGACCCTCGCCAGCATCATGTCGGCGGGCCCGGTGATGGCCATGGAGCAGCTCGTCGCGCGCTTCGGCGGCGCGGCCTTGCACGGCAACGCACGATTCGTCGAACGCGACCGCCTCGCCCAGGCCTGGTCACGCCTGTTCCTCGACTGGCCGTTGGTGATCGGGCCGATCTGGACCGACCTGCCGTTTCGTCACGACGAAGACCTCGACCCGCACACCGGTCTCGACACCACGCTCTCGCGCCTGCGCTTCATCACCCCCGGCAACCTGCTCGGCATTCCGGCGGTGGCGGTGCCGACGGGCGTGGCCGACGGGTTACCGACCGGCGTGCAGGTCTATGCCGAGCGCTGGCGCGAGGATCTGTGCCTCGACGGTGCAGCGGTGATCGAAGCGGCCTGCGGCGCCATCACGCCCATCGATCCGGTGCGACGCTAG
- a CDS encoding adenylate/guanylate cyclase domain-containing protein produces the protein MPSSLVFSDVAFRQQRSERARMTLTVGQALIAGAAGFWVLHGLSLQNWVFAGVEGLVAASGAALLFVTRRVPLALAGHLTFWVTFACIWLMLLSLEGVQGPGSSFNQVWFLTLAVGACVVLIEVRRSVAVCYVALCAASFLAAQLGWITADPVAPLPAELAGPGRGVGMLLHAFAMLVLVRAIVEDVRRGEHALAESASRIQALLDNVLPATVSARLRRDGTTFADKHEACSVLFADIVGFTPLASATPPDALVRLLDEVFSTFDDLAESLGLEKIKTIGDAYMAASGLPEARADHAIVLVEFALRMREAVAAYPRLSIRIGINSGQVVAGLIGKQRLAYDLWGDTVNIAAHMESHGIAGEIQVSAATHALIAEQFACDAGGEVAVAGRPPLHVYRVSGRRREGAHG, from the coding sequence ATGCCGTCGTCACTGGTCTTCTCGGACGTCGCGTTCCGGCAGCAGCGCAGCGAGCGAGCGCGCATGACCCTGACGGTCGGGCAGGCACTGATTGCCGGCGCCGCCGGCTTCTGGGTCCTCCACGGGCTGTCGCTGCAGAACTGGGTTTTCGCCGGCGTCGAAGGACTGGTCGCGGCAAGCGGCGCCGCCCTCCTGTTCGTGACCCGCCGCGTGCCGCTGGCGCTCGCCGGCCACCTGACCTTCTGGGTGACGTTCGCCTGCATCTGGCTGATGTTGCTGTCGCTCGAAGGTGTGCAGGGGCCCGGCAGTTCGTTCAACCAGGTGTGGTTCCTGACGTTGGCGGTCGGCGCCTGCGTGGTCCTGATCGAAGTGCGCCGCTCGGTGGCCGTGTGTTACGTGGCCTTGTGTGCCGCGTCGTTCCTCGCCGCGCAACTGGGCTGGATCACGGCCGACCCGGTAGCGCCGCTACCGGCGGAGTTGGCCGGGCCGGGGCGCGGGGTTGGCATGCTCCTGCATGCTTTTGCCATGCTGGTGCTGGTCAGGGCGATCGTCGAGGACGTGCGCCGCGGCGAACATGCGCTCGCCGAGAGTGCCTCACGCATCCAGGCCTTGCTCGACAACGTGCTGCCGGCCACGGTCAGTGCGCGCTTGCGCCGCGACGGCACTACGTTCGCCGACAAGCATGAAGCCTGCAGCGTGCTGTTTGCCGATATCGTCGGCTTCACGCCGCTGGCATCGGCCACGCCCCCGGACGCGCTGGTGCGCCTGCTGGACGAAGTGTTCTCGACCTTCGATGACCTTGCCGAATCCCTGGGCCTCGAGAAGATCAAGACCATCGGTGATGCGTACATGGCGGCGAGCGGGCTGCCCGAAGCACGGGCCGACCACGCTATCGTGCTCGTGGAGTTCGCGCTGCGCATGCGCGAGGCGGTCGCGGCCTACCCGCGCCTCAGTATCCGCATCGGCATCAATTCCGGCCAGGTGGTGGCGGGCCTAATCGGCAAACAGCGGCTGGCCTACGACCTGTGGGGCGACACGGTAAACATCGCCGCGCACATGGAATCCCACGGCATTGCCGGCGAGATCCAGGTGAGTGCGGCCACCCATGCACTGATCGCCGAGCAGTTCGCCTGTGACGCCGGCGGTGAAGTGGCGGTCGCCGGACGACCACCGCTGCATGTTTACCGCGTGAGCGGGCGACGTCGAGAAGGCGCTCATGGCTGA
- a CDS encoding PKD domain-containing protein: MVRVGMTPTDTPLVAKRPVTAVYDDSHAHIGWLATDGTNLVLTDANFQAPQVIGTFSGNADNVQSLGVDKANNVVLLKIDSELRAYNKQTNILAPSIHSFQDAARSVLFSQDDYLTYFVDRGASASTIRRVRSDGSSTVPLQIASETRPIITAPKLFHNSTRMAYLISSTTAGLATVRVADKTTGTIWSFASSVSADFLEVAYNVVYYNVPVGATGFKAGRIEGGGVNRVELANSRWAGALAPTTGDLGAGVRPVRLVRVDRVVSDRDAGGTVNVIDPTSNLVLAGQGALPTDSARFSVVQAPGGVSYAGAALGTSTSIAGGTQPTNFYFNSESAGTVTPLGQGVPVSGGNAAPIVSLFASPTAGFTSTDFTFSTAGSFDPDGTITSYEWNFGDSTFGSGASVNHTYLAGGNYTVQVTATDDKGAQSQASIVVNVQQVVELQINVVQVRLVGTLTDASVTSIKVNGQDVPVVNGAFDAPVTVGTGTTNVTLEANGQQGTVTKAVSVSIP; this comes from the coding sequence ATGGTGCGCGTCGGCATGACGCCAACCGACACGCCACTGGTGGCGAAGCGGCCGGTTACCGCCGTCTACGATGACTCGCACGCGCACATCGGCTGGCTGGCGACGGACGGCACGAACCTCGTGCTGACCGATGCGAATTTTCAGGCGCCGCAGGTAATAGGCACGTTCTCCGGCAATGCCGACAACGTCCAGTCGCTCGGCGTGGACAAGGCGAACAACGTGGTGCTGCTCAAGATCGATTCGGAACTGCGCGCGTACAACAAGCAGACCAACATCCTGGCGCCTTCGATCCATTCCTTTCAGGACGCGGCCCGAAGCGTATTGTTCTCCCAGGACGATTACTTGACGTACTTCGTCGACCGCGGTGCGTCCGCGTCCACCATTCGACGTGTCCGTTCCGACGGCAGCAGTACTGTCCCCTTGCAGATCGCCTCGGAGACCCGGCCGATCATTACCGCGCCGAAGCTGTTCCACAATTCGACGCGAATGGCCTATCTCATCAGCAGCACCACGGCGGGCCTCGCCACCGTGCGCGTCGCCGACAAAACGACCGGCACGATCTGGAGCTTTGCTTCCTCGGTGTCGGCGGATTTCCTCGAGGTGGCGTACAACGTCGTCTATTACAACGTGCCGGTCGGGGCCACGGGATTCAAGGCCGGGCGCATCGAAGGGGGCGGCGTCAACCGCGTCGAACTCGCCAATTCGCGCTGGGCCGGGGCCTTGGCGCCCACCACCGGAGACCTCGGGGCCGGCGTGCGCCCGGTGCGGCTGGTGCGCGTTGATCGCGTGGTGTCGGATCGCGACGCCGGCGGCACCGTGAACGTGATCGACCCGACCTCTAACCTTGTGCTGGCCGGGCAGGGTGCGTTGCCGACGGACAGCGCGCGCTTCTCGGTGGTCCAGGCGCCCGGTGGCGTGTCATATGCGGGCGCGGCGCTCGGCACCAGCACTTCCATCGCCGGCGGCACCCAGCCGACGAATTTTTATTTCAATTCGGAGAGCGCAGGCACCGTGACGCCGCTAGGCCAGGGTGTGCCGGTCTCCGGCGGCAACGCCGCGCCGATCGTCAGTTTGTTCGCGAGCCCGACCGCGGGTTTCACCAGCACCGACTTCACTTTCAGCACCGCGGGAAGCTTCGATCCGGACGGCACCATCACGAGCTACGAATGGAATTTCGGTGACAGTACGTTTGGCTCGGGCGCCAGCGTGAATCACACCTACCTTGCCGGTGGCAACTACACGGTGCAGGTGACTGCAACGGACGACAAGGGCGCGCAATCGCAAGCCTCGATCGTCGTCAATGTGCAGCAGGTCGTCGAGTTGCAGATTAATGTCGTGCAGGTGCGCCTGGTCGGTACGCTCACCGACGCTTCGGTCACGTCGATCAAGGTAAATGGTCAGGACGTGCCGGTGGTGAACGGCGCGTTCGATGCCCCGGTCACCGTCGGCACCGGCACGACGAACGTCACGCTGGAAGCCAACGGCCAGCAGGGAACAGTCACCAAGGCGGTGAGCGTGAGCATTCCCTGA
- a CDS encoding metallophosphoesterase family protein: protein MIAGRLFSGLRSRSAGVVGVLVLLVSAWAVADQAQTSIPKGAQTRFIYPGDAWRYDLRGVHTDGAWRGRDFDDSHWQRGEGSFGFGAARYGLATRTRVDDTIHPTRNTVYLRKQFEVRDPKAVAALELEAAWSHGFVAYLNGVEVVRRGLPAGAIDYWTPAQVHAPTQIETIDISVARSALVAGNNVLAVELHQSEPGSDVLYWFASLAFRQSMLSLVRGPYLQQSTPVSTILRWRTNRDTVGLVAYGPSPGVIRSSEIEATSTARRDHVVKLNGLTPRTRYYYQIGAKGDGGMLAGSDGRLSFVTPPPVGSTAPLRIWAVGDAGTGNGTARAVRNAYYALKERDGRECDVFLMLGDNAYEQFSWGGGSDLAHQYGLFENAFEHLLWRTPVWPTFGNHEWSNGVSDPVTESGPYFDTFTLPRAAEAGGVPSGTEAYYSFDYGNVHFISMNTQEPTAASAAWLEQDLADSRALWVIAFYHVPPYSHGTHDSDQQGHVAAREFARILERHGADVVLAGHSHNYERSMLIKGLLGTSDEFVRDPLRYTVNGGDGREQGNGVYLKPGIRGPGQGTVYIVNGNSGGGAEALEGAGTLDHPVMVYLTDPDDGRRRRGLRSPGSVVIDVANRRLDARYIDASGRLLDYFSIVKQD from the coding sequence ATGATCGCCGGGCGGCTCTTCAGTGGATTGCGGTCGCGGTCTGCAGGTGTGGTGGGCGTACTTGTATTGCTCGTGTCTGCTTGGGCAGTTGCCGACCAAGCGCAGACTTCGATCCCGAAAGGCGCACAAACGCGGTTCATCTATCCCGGCGACGCCTGGCGGTACGACCTGCGCGGTGTCCATACCGACGGTGCATGGCGCGGGCGCGATTTCGATGACAGCCACTGGCAGCGAGGCGAAGGCTCGTTCGGCTTTGGCGCGGCAAGGTACGGTCTTGCGACCAGAACCCGCGTCGACGACACCATTCATCCGACACGCAACACGGTGTACCTGCGCAAGCAATTCGAGGTGCGCGATCCGAAAGCCGTGGCCGCGCTCGAACTAGAAGCGGCTTGGTCCCACGGTTTTGTCGCGTATCTGAACGGTGTCGAAGTGGTGCGGCGGGGACTGCCAGCAGGCGCCATCGACTATTGGACGCCTGCGCAAGTGCATGCGCCGACACAGATTGAGACCATCGACATAAGCGTTGCACGCTCCGCGCTGGTGGCGGGCAACAACGTGCTCGCCGTGGAGTTGCATCAAAGTGAACCGGGCAGCGATGTGCTGTACTGGTTCGCTTCGCTGGCTTTTCGACAGTCGATGCTGAGCCTTGTGCGCGGCCCCTATTTGCAGCAGTCCACGCCCGTCAGCACCATCTTGCGCTGGCGGACCAATCGCGACACCGTCGGCCTCGTCGCCTACGGTCCCTCGCCAGGGGTGATTCGCTCGTCGGAAATCGAAGCCACCTCGACGGCGCGTCGCGATCACGTGGTCAAGTTGAACGGTCTCACGCCGAGGACCCGTTATTACTACCAGATTGGTGCAAAGGGCGATGGCGGCATGCTGGCGGGCAGCGACGGGCGCTTGAGCTTCGTCACGCCACCTCCGGTGGGCAGTACGGCACCACTGCGCATCTGGGCGGTGGGCGACGCCGGCACCGGCAATGGCACGGCCCGCGCGGTGCGCAACGCCTACTACGCATTGAAGGAAAGAGACGGGCGCGAGTGCGATGTTTTCTTGATGCTCGGTGACAATGCCTACGAGCAATTCAGTTGGGGCGGCGGCAGTGACCTCGCCCACCAATACGGCCTGTTCGAGAATGCCTTCGAACACCTGCTGTGGCGCACACCGGTATGGCCAACCTTCGGCAACCACGAGTGGTCGAACGGCGTGTCGGATCCCGTCACCGAGAGTGGTCCGTATTTCGACACTTTCACCTTGCCGCGCGCGGCCGAAGCGGGCGGAGTGCCATCAGGCACCGAAGCCTACTATTCGTTCGACTACGGCAACGTGCACTTCATCAGCATGAACACACAGGAGCCGACGGCGGCCAGCGCCGCGTGGCTGGAGCAGGATCTGGCCGATAGTCGCGCACTGTGGGTGATCGCTTTCTACCACGTGCCACCCTACAGCCATGGCACCCACGATTCCGATCAGCAAGGCCACGTGGCGGCCCGCGAGTTCGCACGGATCCTCGAACGCCATGGCGCCGACGTCGTGCTGGCGGGCCACAGTCACAATTACGAACGGTCCATGTTGATAAAAGGACTGCTTGGCACCAGCGACGAATTCGTGCGTGACCCACTGCGCTATACCGTCAACGGTGGTGATGGACGCGAACAAGGCAACGGCGTTTACCTCAAGCCGGGAATACGTGGCCCAGGCCAGGGAACGGTATATATCGTCAATGGAAATTCCGGCGGAGGCGCCGAAGCGCTGGAAGGCGCCGGCACGCTGGACCATCCAGTCATGGTCTATCTGACCGATCCGGATGACGGCCGGCGTCGACGCGGGTTGCGCAGCCCCGGTTCCGTCGTCATCGACGTCGCGAACCGAAGGCTCGATGCTCGCTACATCGACGCGTCGGGGCGACTGCTGGACTATTTCTCCATCGTCAAACAGGACTAG